The segment cgaatcttatatacccttcagcatgatgtgtttaaagccttttgtaccttttgaagaacgaaaatgtaccaaaaagtccccatctatgggtcctcagttaatccgggccatacaaacttaattacatgtNNNNNNNNNNNNNNNNNNNNNNNNNNNNNNNNNNNNNNNNNNNNNNNNNNNNNNNNNNNNNNNNNNNNNNNNNNNNNNNNNNNNNNNNNNNNNNNNNNNNtaattaattaattttaacgattttaactttttatatttttgtaataacataaaaaatatttgcatatttttctgaaaattacacacattttggtaaaataaaaacatgataATTGATGAATAAATAGatattaaatacacaaataaagATTATAACATGAAGATAATAttcagtaaaaataataattaatagaaGTTAATGTGAgattattaacataaatttaaattagatttttatttaaagctaagaaaataatagaaaatacttAAGAAAAAGTAAATGCTATCTATTGACGTTCGATTTgcttcaatttaattttaggacgagaaattttgaatttcaaaatggaaattaaacttaaataaatagaacGGGCTTCAACTTTAACGTAAGTTAAACCAACGAGTGTTTTAAGACGAAATCAGagctaaattatatatatatatatttttttttttttgatatatatttatgttgGCCTGTTTTATCACACACGGGAACATTGGTTAGCAAAACTCTGAAGGACTTAATTTTTCAGTCTATTAGAAGAtcaataatttctttttctttttagttttttgtttatccaCATTTAATTCAGATTCATCAGCATCCTAATTGaatgaaagtaaaaaaacaacaacatattaattttattaatttgttaaaactttgtATTTGTTTAGGGTATACGAACGTACTTTGTCAGCATCTAGTTTTTTGCTTTTGCTTAGCTTTTTTCCTTCCTTctgtttctttttctctttttttgataactttgttaatgtttttctaGAGTTTGAATCATCTTCTTCTCTTTTTGCTATATGCGACTCTAAACGTTGTTTAATgctctaaaataatacataatattGATGTTATTTGAACGATTAGTTGGTTGcaattttaagtattaaatgatttttggcTTTTATATAACTCACTTGATCTTCCTCAGCCTCACGAAGGCGGTCCATTTCCAAGCATTCCACCACTTCGTTACGTAATTTTACTACTTCGACCAAACGTTCTATTAAAGCTTCTTCTCTAGCCTTGTCAGAATCAGTTTTATTACGTTCAGGCTGAGCCATTAAAATTCGAATTTCATATTCCAAATCAGCTTGTTCTTGCTCCAGCCGATGTTGACGGCGTCTATacgaataataataacaataataataataataataataataataataatattaatacaaaacaagtaagagtgctatattcggctgtgccgaatcttatatacccttcaccatagtgtattttaaacNNNNNNNNNNNNNNNNNNNNNNNNNNNNNNNNNNNNNNNNNNNNNNNNNNNNNNNNNNNNNNNNNNNNNNNNNNNNNNNNNNNNNNNNNNNNNNNNNNNNTTTGCTTAAAAAATATGTGATAGAGATGCCAATAGGGATTGTTTGTtgcttattttgaaaattaatatttgaacCCAATAAACCAAACGATATTATAACATATTGTACCTTTccttataatattgtttttccatGAAATTATCATATAGTTTTTGGtataataatttccaaaaataataataaaaatttccttttccaGCTTTTATTCTGTATGctcttttttatcaaaatctcattttaaaagatagttaactaaatatttcgttaaagtaaaataacaaaagcCTGAAAAAGAAAAGATTGCATATATACattcttagaattttttttatttaaattatttttatgtttgaaatatttttcaaatgtttgtattttttattggaaacaaagtatattaaaacgttttcgttttcaattataaaatattatatcatAATCGCCCTAAAAAAGTAATACCGTTTTCGATATCTTCTTTGTTTTATTGggaattaacatttttcaaagttATTCCCTGAAAATAAACTTCTATaactaatttttaatgtttttaatgtaGTTGAAGTAATAAGTACCTGTTGAACTACTAATATCTCGCTTATTGTGATTCAGGTGCGTTTACATTTCGATaggcaattaaattttttttgatagacaattaacattttattttcaggctacttttacacattttttattaatctgAAATTTTCAGGCTAAAACTGATAAAATTTCCCATTCGGGATTGACTTTCACGAAATCCGGGATTCAACATTTTCTATTCCTAAAAATTCTGGAATTTTTAGAATTGGCATCCCTAACATTTGTAacataaataccaaaaaaaaaactattaaaaaaattttaaaattttgtgaattgtAAGAAATCAAAATTGTGAaagtttagaaataaaaattattaacgtTATTATCTTAGCGGAATTTCAATTTAGATCGATAAACAATGTCTCATCAAATAAAATCGACATCTTACTTTCAGCGCATGCTAACGAAGAGCAAACAAAATGGACAATTACAGATGCTTCAGAAAGAGTATGAACgtgtgaattttttaaatgagtCTAAGATTGAGATGAAAATGCGTCAAATACGCTTGAAcaagttatttaaagaaattgaacagataaaaaaatgtgatttaaagAGACGTAATCGATTGCATTTTAAAAGATCCGATAGACCTAAAACTAAAGAAACTGAACGGatgcaaaactttaaaaaggcTAGAAACTTGGGTCAGTACTTTTCTCAACGCAATTTGAGGACAACAATTAGAAAAAAGCATCAATTACTCCGAAAAAGATACAAACTGGAAGATGCGCAGCCAGAAACTTCTGTATCAAAACGCAACAAGTACGGAAATGAAATATCTAATTGGAACAGACAAAAGTTTTTAGTTAAGAATGCACGTAAAGAGTTCAGAACATTTCATAAAGAACTCACAATCAATGTTGAGAAACAGACATCTCATTTCGTCTCCAACACATTAAAAAACAACGGAATTAACACAACATCGAAGATACACGGCGAATATATTAATTCAAACGACTGCATTAGTCTGCAGATAGATAGAAACAGTAATGCTAAGACTTCGGTTTTAACATTAAGTGAAAATGTTCACCTTATAGATTTACAAATTTGCGATAAAATGCATGAAGCACTATTAACAAATGATGACAGTCTTCAAATCATTGTACCCAGAGCAgtaaaaaattggcaaaaactAGCAATACTTATAAGagacaaatttcaaatatatagaTCAAATAAAGTTTGTGACCTAACCGACTATAAAGCCAGACCtctaaacaacaaacaattggAATGTTCTGAAAACATTAGAGAAGGAAGTTCACCTAAAACCCCAAGTCTACCAGAGTCAATgccaattttaatacaaaaaagtaaatatttaaagccTCTTCATATTCCAGCCGAAGATATGTATAACCCCTGTTGGGaagaaataaattatagttCAAAATTTAGTGTAGGGAAGTTACGTagactttttgaaaatgttagttaaaattaaaaaaaaactaaatttatttactttatcatAAAATTCACGTTTGTATgcatataaaaaagatttactttcttctttaattcatttatttaattttagcgGGCACAGAGTTCCAAGCACAGCTTAAAGTATTTATAGTTACtgtaaatgttgttaaaattaaatttaataaaagttacaGAATTTCTTATATACTTAAAAACAGCGACATTTGTCAATTGGACAATTAGA is part of the Lucilia cuprina isolate Lc7/37 chromosome 3, ASM2204524v1, whole genome shotgun sequence genome and harbors:
- the LOC111678956 gene encoding MICAL-like protein 1; the encoded protein is MAQPERNKTDSDKAREEALIERLVEVVKLRNEVVECLEMDRLREAEEDQSIKQRLESHIAKREEDDSNSRKTLTKLSKKEKKKQKEGKKLSKSKKLDADKDADESELNVDKQKTKKKKKLLIF
- the LOC111678897 gene encoding uncharacterized protein LOC111678897 produces the protein MSHQIKSTSYFQRMLTKSKQNGQLQMLQKEYERVNFLNESKIEMKMRQIRLNKLFKEIEQIKKCDLKRRNRLHFKRSDRPKTKETERMQNFKKARNLGQYFSQRNLRTTIRKKHQLLRKRYKLEDAQPETSVSKRNKYGNEISNWNRQKFLVKNARKEFRTFHKELTINVEKQTSHFVSNTLKNNGINTTSKIHGEYINSNDCISLQIDRNSNAKTSVLTLSENVHLIDLQICDKMHEALLTNDDSLQIIVPRAVKNWQKLAILIRDKFQIYRSNKVCDLTDYKARPLNNKQLECSENIREGSSPKTPSLPESMPILIQKSKYLKPLHIPAEDMYNPCWEEINYSSKFSVGKLRRLFENVS